From one Bombus huntii isolate Logan2020A chromosome 17, iyBomHunt1.1, whole genome shotgun sequence genomic stretch:
- the LOC126874986 gene encoding phospholipase B1, membrane-associated-like, which produces MKKLYLYFVLELCVLTMSQRTALDTSILNFIYRGYRNWLTQSYGTTNEDRMSQLRNKNNFQKEIPIHVPFPCNVTAGRSPKVPESVHHLKPGDIDVIAAMGDSLTIGAGVTSIYTFEVNIENRGIVGSIGGQGTWREYLTLPNILKEFNPKLIGYSLGDAISTDPAAQLNVAEAGAMSKDMTFMATYLVNKIKDDPRIDINKHWKLISLMIGSNDFCINTCATSPWSMLNDHKIDLIHTLRILRDNLPRTFVALIPPPHLKELVAAHQGREPFLCYLSSMIECSCLFALQFRNQRPEYYKIMERWQEIDEEVANCPEFHRNDFTVVILPTLEDAKIPLAEDGFTDLSYLNADCFHWSQKLHALYANTLWNNLLEPVGNKSGAFTSLFKKFLCPAPERPFLMTYKNSQNNET; this is translated from the exons ATGAAGAAGCTGTATCTGTACTTTGTATTGGAATTATGCGTGCTGACCATGTCGCAAAGAACTGCCTTGGATACGTCGATTCTTAATTTCATCTACCGTGGATATCGTAATTGGTTAACGCAATCCTACG GCACAACAAATGAGGATCGAATGTCTCAACTacggaataaaaataattttcaaaaggaAATTCCAATACACGTCCCTTTTCCTTGCAACGTTACAG CCGGCAGGTCTCCAAAAGTTCCCGAGTCGGTTCACCATTTAAAACCAGGAGACATAGATGTCATTGCTGCAATGGGTGATTCCTTGACAATCGGCGCTGGAGTTACTTCGATTTATACGTTCGAAGTGAACATTGAAAATAGAGGCATAGTGGGTAGTATCGGCGGTCAAGGAACTTGGCGAGAGTACCTGACTCTCCCTAATATTCTTAAA GAATTCAATCCTAAATTAATAGGATATTCACTTGGGGACGCTATAAGTACTGATCCAGCTGCGCAGTTAAACGTCGCCGAAGCTGGAGCTATGTCTAAAGATATGACTTTCATGGCGACATATCTggtcaataaaataaaagatgacCCGAGGATAGATATCAACAAACATTGGAAG TTGATTTCGTTGATGATTGGAAGTAATGATTTTTGCATTAATACGTGTGCAACATCTCCATGGTCTATGTTAAATGATCACAAAATAGATTTAATTCATACTCTTAGAATATTAAGAGACAATTTACCAAGAACTTTTGTTGCTCTTATACCACCACCTCACTTAAAGGAACTGGTTGCTGCACACCAAGGAAGAGAGCCATTCCTGTGCTATTTGTCATCCATGATTGAATGCTCATGTTTGTTTGCTTTACAATTTCGAAATCAAAGACcggaatattataaaataatggaGAG GTGGCAAGAAATTGACGAAGAAGTCGCTAATTGTCCAGAATTTCATAGAAATGACTTCACCGTAGTAATTTTACCGACTCTGGAAGATGCAAAAATACCTCTTGCCGAGGATGGATTTACCGACCTCTCATATCTTAACGCTGATTGCTTTCATTGGAGTCAAAAACTACATGCATTAT ATGCGAATACTCTGTGGAACAATTTGTTGGAACCAGTTGGTAACAAGAGTGGCGCTTTCACTTcgctatttaaaaaatttctgtGTCCTGCTCCGGAAAGACCGTTCTTGATGACGTATAAAAATTCACAGAACAATGAAACTTAA
- the LOC126875135 gene encoding phospholipase B1, membrane-associated-like, producing MCSCSNVAAVSGLVCLISTAVSSANVSILLLVEVGTRNEERVSKLRNKNKFQDEVSIDVSFPCSVTAGRSSKVPESVHHLRPGDIDVIAAMGDSLTIGAGVTSFTIAEANIEDRGIAGSIGGQGTWRQYLTLPNILKEFNPKLVGYSLGDAISTNPAAQLNVAEGGAMSNDITFMATYLVNKIKHDPKVDINKHWKLISLMIGSNDFCSNTCVTSPWTMLNDHKMDLINTLRILRDNLPRTFVALIPPPHLKELVTAHKGRESLRCYVSSIVGCPCLFALQFRNQRLEYYKIMERWQEIDEEVANYPEFHRNDFTVVILPTLEHAKLPLAEDGFSDLSYLNVDCFHWSQKLNALYANNLWNNLLEPVGNKSRVLTPLFEKFLCPTSERPFLMTYENSQNNET from the exons GTACAAGAAATGAGGAACGAGTGTCTAAATTacggaataaaaataaatttcaagatGAAGTTTCAATAGACGTCTCTTTTCCTTGCAGCGTAACAG CTGGCAGGTCTTCGAAAGTTCCCGAGTCGGTTCACCATTTAAGACCAGGAGACATAGATGTCATTGCTGCAATGGGCGATTCTTTGACAATCGGCGCTGGAGTTACTTCGTTTACTATAGCGGAAGCGAACATTGAAGATAGAGGCATAGCAGGCAGTATCGGCGGTCAAGGAACTTGGCGACAGTACCTGACTCTCCCCAATATTCTTAAA GAATTCAATCCTAAATTAGTAGGTTATTCACTTGGGGACGCTATAAGCACTAATCCAGCTGCGCAGTTAAACGTCGCTGAAGGCGGAGCTATGTCTAATGATATAACTTTCATGGCGACATATCTggtcaataaaataaaacatgaCCCGAAAGTAGATATAAACAAACATTGGAAG TTGATTTCGTTGATGATTGGAAGTAATGATTTTTGCTCTAATACGTGTGTAACTTCTCCATGGACTATGTTAAATGATCACAAAAtggatttaattaatactCTTAGAATATTAAGAGACAACTTACCAAGAACTTTTGTTGCTCTTATACCACCACCTCACTTAAAGGAACTGGTTACTGCACACAAAGGAAGAGAGTCATTGCGGTGCTATGTGTCATCCATAGTTGGATGCCCATGTTTGTTTGCTTTACAATTTAGAAATCAAAGACtggaatattataaaataatggaGAG gTGGCAAGAGATTGACGAAGAAGTCGCTAATTATCCAGAATTTCATAGAAATGACTTCACCGTAGTAATTTTACCGACTTTGGAACATGCAAAATTACCTCTTGCCGAGGATGGATTTTCCGATTTGTCATATCTCAATGTTGATTGCTTTCATTGGAGTCAAAAATTAAATGCACTAT ATGCGAATAATTTGTGGAACAATTTGTTGGAACCAGTTGGGAACAAGAGTAGGGTTCTCACTCcgttatttgaaaaatttctgtGTCCTACTTCGGAAAGACCGTTCTTGATGACGTATGAAAATTCACAGAACAACGAAACTTAA